The Streptomyces sp. NBC_00597 DNA segment CGGCGACTTCGTCGAGCGCTTCCGCCAATCCGAGTTCGGTCAGCTCCCGCACGGCGGCGGGCTGGAGATTGATGCCCGCACCCACAGCGCGCAGGTTGGGGCACGCTTCGACGATGAGCACATCGTCCAGCCCTGCCGCGTGAAGACTCAAGGCCGTGGTCAATCCGCCAATTCCGGCACCGGCTATGACGATGCGCGGAGCATTCTTTCGGCCGTACGGAGACATGCCTTCTACCTCCTGGGAAAGACGCCTTCCGTTGAAAGTGCGGTACTTCACCGATGAGTACAACCACGGTTACATGAGGTCAAGATGCGCAGGTCAGCCATGTTCGTTCACCCGATCAGACCATGGCCGAGTGCCGCCTGATGGGTGACATGGCTTTAATCAAGTGTCGGCAACAGAAAGGCTGCGACATGCCTCAGGTGACGTTCGAACCGTGCGACGTCCAGCGCCTCCAGCATGCTGTTGACTACGCCCTCCACGCCTCCAAAAAGCCACTGGACGCACTCCTGCCACCGTGGATACCGGGCGATCTCAAACGGGAAATCAAGAGCCGATGCGTTGTATCGCATTGTGCAACGCTACTGTTCCCGGAAACAGTGGAATCCGCCCTCGCGTACTTCGAGGAAAACGGCTGGCCCGCTTCGACCACCATACCGAGCGTGCTGGTCAAGCGCCGTCTGGTGGAGCGTCACTGGCTCCCGGACGATGCGGACATACGGGTGACGCGGCTGCGCGTCACCGCCGGTCTGGCGCCGGAGGTCGAGGTCTTCCTCTTCCCGCGGTGCGGCCCCGGGTACACCGACGACGTGGGTGCGCAGGAGCGCGTCCACGGTTTCGAGAACCACGTCGGCCTGTTCATGGACCGGCCCGACGAGCGGACCCTCACCCGCCTGGCGGACCGGCTGGAGACCACCGGCCGAATGGTCTACGAGGGGTCGGCGCACAACCCGCACGAGAACACCACGATGCTGTACTTCGCCCCCAGTGCCGCCGTGGCCATGTCCCGGCGCCGCTTCCCCCGGTGGGAGCTGCAGTGCGCGGGCGATCTGACGGCCTGCGCGGACCGGCGGCAGGTCCGTACGCAGGCGCTGTGCAGCGCGTACGCGGCGCTCAAGGCGAACCACGTGGACGGCGGCGGCACGGCGCGGTCCCCCCGCCGGCCGGTTCCGGTGGCGGCGCGCGAAGGCTGACCGCCGCACCCGTACTCGGACTCCCCGCCCGCGTTCCCGGTTCCGGATGCGGCGGGGAGTCCTTGCGCGTTCCGCCGATGTGGAATGCAGGATCCGGAGGGGCCGAATTAGATGGGTGGGGCACTGATCGCGCGTTCCGGCCCTTCTGATACCTCTTCAGGCCATGAAGAAGATCACCCGCCGACAGGCTTTGGGTACTGCTGCCGGCGCGCTCGCCGCCGCAGGAGTGACCGCGGCCGTCATCAAGGTCTCCGGCTCGTCCTCGCCGGGCGGGGACCCGAAGGAGGCGGCCGCGGCGTCGTCGCCCGGCCCCATACCCACCGGCACCATCGACGAGGTCTACGAGGGCCGCCGCATCCAGATCACTTTCGGCGGGGGCGAGCACCAGGGCGGCCACCACTCCCCCGAGCTGCCCACCGTCCGCATCGACGGCAACGAGCTGCACGTGATGCGCAACGCCGACGGCAGCTGGGTCAGCGTCGTCAACCACTACCAGACGTTCCCCGACCCGGTCGCGGTCGTCCGCGCCGCCGTACGGGACCTCCAGGGCGCCGCACTCGCTCCGTTCGGCCCCACGGGAGGCACGTCATGACCGTCCGCAAGAACCAGGCCAAGCTCACCGCGGACGAGAAGCGCGCCTTCACGGGTGCGTTGCTCGAACTGAAGCGGAACGGTACGTACGACCGCTTCGCCGCCGTTCACAACACCTTCCTCATGACCGACAGCGACTTCGGCGACCGGGTCGGCCACCGGTCCCCCTCCTTCCTCCCCTGGCACCGCCGCTTCCTGCTGGACTTCGAAGCCGAGCTCCAGAAGGTGGACCCGAAGGTCTCGCTCCCCTACTGGGACTGGACGCAGGACCGCACCGCGGCCTCCTCGCTCTGGGCCGCCGATTTCCTGGGCGGCACCGGCCGCGACCGTGACGGGCAGGTCGTCGACGGCCCGTTCGCTTACGGAGGAGGCAAGTGGGCCGTCACCGTGGGGGTGGACAGGCGCACGTACCTGCGGCGCACCCTGGGCGGGGGCGGCACCCAGCTGCCGACCAAGGCCGAGGTGAACGCCGTGCTCGCCATGCCCGTGTACGACGCGGCCCCCTGGAACAGCGCCTCGGACGGCTTCCGCAACCACCTGGAGGGCTGGCGCGGCGCCAACCTCCACAACCGGGTCCACATGTGGATCGGCGGCCAGATGGCCAGCGCGGCCTCGCCCAACGACCCGGTGTTCTGGATGCACCACGCCTTCATCGACATGCTGTGGGCCGAGTGGCAGCGCCGGAACCCGAAGTCCGGATACCTGCCAACCGCGGCCACGCAGGACGTCGTCGACCTGCACAAGCCGATGAGGCCGTGGAACAACGTGAC contains these protein-coding regions:
- a CDS encoding tyrosinase family oxidase copper chaperone; protein product: MKKITRRQALGTAAGALAAAGVTAAVIKVSGSSSPGGDPKEAAAASSPGPIPTGTIDEVYEGRRIQITFGGGEHQGGHHSPELPTVRIDGNELHVMRNADGSWVSVVNHYQTFPDPVAVVRAAVRDLQGAALAPFGPTGGTS
- a CDS encoding tyrosinase family protein — translated: MTVRKNQAKLTADEKRAFTGALLELKRNGTYDRFAAVHNTFLMTDSDFGDRVGHRSPSFLPWHRRFLLDFEAELQKVDPKVSLPYWDWTQDRTAASSLWAADFLGGTGRDRDGQVVDGPFAYGGGKWAVTVGVDRRTYLRRTLGGGGTQLPTKAEVNAVLAMPVYDAAPWNSASDGFRNHLEGWRGANLHNRVHMWIGGQMASAASPNDPVFWMHHAFIDMLWAEWQRRNPKSGYLPTAATQDVVDLHKPMRPWNNVTPADLLDHRKFYTFDTEH